Genomic window (Hydrogenimonas cancrithermarum):
ATACGTCTATGGGCAGCGAACATCGGCTGCCGCTGTCGAAACGTTTTGAGCGAACGGATCACCAAGTAACCCCACGCGACAACGGCAACCAGTGCAACGGTGACATGGACGACCATGTAAAGTGCCATGGCCGTTTCGGGTATCGATGTCCGGGCGATGTAGTATCGATATCCGCCATCGATGCGCACGCCCACTTCGAAAAAGAGCACCATCGCCATTGTCGCTGCGAACAGTGCTGTCTGCATATGGGCATGCAGACGCAACCGCCGTCGGACCGCAAGCATGACAGCACCGCCCATCAGCAACGGAAGCAGTGTAAAATAGAGTGTCGCCAAATCCATGTAAAACGGTGCAGCGGTACCGAAAAATCCCGTTTCGAACATCTCAACTCTTCGGCTGCGCGATGCCGAGCCGGCACCGCATCGCTTCGGCAACGAGCAGCCTCGCCATCTCCCTGCTTTCGACAAGGATATGGTCGATATTCAAATCACGAATCATCTCGGCTTCCTCTTCGCAGTGCACCTTGACAACGACATTTGCATGTGGCGCGACCTGCATCAGCGCTTCGCAGATAAGACGCAGATGCCGGATATGGTCGACGGCGACGATCACGGCGCTCGCACGTCCCACGTCGAAATGTTTGAGAACCTCTTCGTTCGCAGCATTGGCGAAGAAGATCGGTTCGCCCATCTTCCGTCCCCACTCCATTCTCTGAATGTCATGCTCGAGAATCAGGTAGGTCACCCCCTGGCGCTTCAGTTCCACCGCCACCTTCCGCCCCAACGGTCCGAACCCGCAGACGATGACATGGTCGGAAAATCCCGTCGATTCAACCTTGACGATCTCCGGTTCCGGTTCGGGGATGAACCTGTCCGCAATGTCACGGACACGGCTCAGAATGAAGACGGAGAGGATCATCGAAATCACGACGGCACTGAGCAGGATCTGCGTCTGTGTATTGCCGATGAGCCGAT
Coding sequences:
- a CDS encoding DUF420 domain-containing protein, yielding MFETGFFGTAAPFYMDLATLYFTLLPLLMGGAVMLAVRRRLRLHAHMQTALFAATMAMVLFFEVGVRIDGGYRYYIARTSIPETAMALYMVVHVTVALVAVVAWGYLVIRSLKTFRQRQPMFAAHRRIGRWVFVGMALTSLMGLGVYWLLFVQGVS